In the Marinomonas algicola genome, one interval contains:
- the rplE gene encoding 50S ribosomal protein L5, with protein MARLKQVYKDQVVTQLSEQFGYQNVMQVPKITKITLNMGVGEAIADKKLLENAVNDLQALSGQKVVVTKARKSVAGFKIRDGYPIGCKVTLRGERMWDFFDRLVDVAIPRIRDFRGLNPKSFDGRGNYSMGVKEQIIFPEIDYDKVDRVRGMDITITTTARTDEEGRALLAAFSFPFKK; from the coding sequence ATGGCGAGACTTAAGCAAGTTTATAAAGATCAAGTAGTAACTCAGCTGTCTGAACAGTTCGGTTACCAAAATGTAATGCAAGTGCCAAAAATCACTAAAATTACATTGAATATGGGTGTGGGTGAAGCAATCGCAGACAAGAAGCTTCTTGAAAATGCGGTTAATGATCTACAAGCACTTAGCGGCCAGAAAGTTGTCGTAACTAAAGCGCGTAAATCGGTAGCAGGCTTTAAAATCCGTGATGGTTATCCTATCGGTTGTAAAGTTACTCTACGTGGTGAGCGTATGTGGGATTTCTTCGACCGTTTGGTTGATGTTGCTATCCCTCGTATCCGTGACTTTCGTGGTTTAAACCCGAAGTCGTTTGACGGACGTGGTAACTACAGCATGGGTGTTAAAGAGCAGATCATCTTCCCTGAAATCGATTACGATAAAGTAGATCGTGTACGTGGTATGGATATTACCATTACAACTACTGCTCGTACCGACGAAGAAGGTCGTGCTTTGCTAGCCGCCTTTAGTTTCCCTTTCAAGAAATAA
- the rpsN gene encoding 30S ribosomal protein S14: MAKISMIQREAKRTKLVAKFAEKRAALKAIISDVNASDDEKWEATLKLQALPRDSSSSRQRNRCQITGRPHGVYRKFGLSRIKLREAAMRGDVPGLKKASW, from the coding sequence ATGGCTAAAATATCAATGATTCAGCGCGAAGCAAAACGCACAAAATTAGTAGCTAAGTTCGCTGAAAAGCGTGCTGCTCTAAAAGCAATTATTAGCGATGTGAATGCATCTGATGATGAAAAGTGGGAAGCGACGCTTAAATTGCAAGCTCTTCCACGTGATTCATCTTCTTCTCGCCAGCGTAACCGTTGTCAAATAACGGGTCGCCCACATGGTGTTTATCGCAAGTTTGGTTTGTCAAGAATCAAATTGCGTGAAGCGGCTATGCGCGGTGATGTACCTGGCTTGAAGAAAGCTAGTTGGTAA
- the rpsH gene encoding 30S ribosomal protein S8, which yields MSMQDTLADMFTRIRNAQMASKTSVSMPSSKMKVSVASVLREEGYVTDFSVTEEIKPTLTIDLKYFEGKPVIEVIKRASRPSLRQYKTATDLPKVEAGLGVAIISTSKGVMTDRAARAAGIGGEVICTVF from the coding sequence ATGAGTATGCAAGATACACTTGCGGATATGTTTACACGTATTCGTAATGCGCAGATGGCTTCAAAGACATCTGTTAGCATGCCTTCATCTAAAATGAAGGTTTCAGTTGCTTCTGTTCTACGTGAAGAAGGTTATGTAACTGACTTCTCAGTAACTGAAGAAATTAAACCGACTCTTACTATCGATCTTAAGTATTTCGAAGGTAAGCCGGTAATCGAAGTTATTAAACGTGCTTCACGTCCAAGTTTGCGTCAATACAAGACAGCTACTGACCTTCCAAAGGTTGAAGCTGGTCTAGGTGTTGCAATCATCTCAACTTCTAAAGGTGTGATGACAGACCGTGCGGCTCGCGCTGCTGGTATTGGTGGCGAAGTAATCTGCACTGTTTTCTAG
- the rplF gene encoding 50S ribosomal protein L6: MSRVAKSPVTLPAGVDVTLNGQHLVVKGGKGSLELNAHQNVEVAQQDNVITFVPRDGAKQSRALAGTMRSLVNNMVIGVSQGFEKRLLLQGVGYRAAVKGNVLNLSLGFSHPVEYELPAGVTAECASQTEVVLRGIDKQVIGQVAAEVRGFRPPEPYKGKGVRYSDEVVRRKEAKKK, encoded by the coding sequence ATGTCTCGTGTTGCTAAAAGTCCCGTGACGCTTCCTGCTGGTGTAGATGTAACTCTAAATGGTCAACACTTAGTCGTTAAAGGCGGCAAAGGTTCATTAGAGTTAAATGCCCACCAGAATGTTGAAGTTGCTCAACAAGATAATGTGATCACTTTTGTTCCTCGTGATGGAGCAAAACAAAGCCGCGCTTTGGCTGGTACAATGCGTTCTTTGGTGAACAACATGGTTATTGGTGTAAGCCAAGGTTTTGAGAAAAGACTATTGTTGCAAGGTGTTGGTTATCGTGCTGCAGTTAAAGGCAATGTTTTAAATCTAAGCCTTGGTTTTTCTCATCCTGTTGAATATGAATTGCCTGCTGGCGTTACGGCTGAATGCGCTTCTCAAACAGAAGTCGTTCTTCGTGGTATTGACAAGCAAGTGATTGGTCAGGTTGCTGCTGAAGTTCGTGGTTTTCGTCCTCCTGAGCCTTATAAAGGTAAAGGTGTTCGTTATTCTGACGAAGTTGTTCGTCGTAAAGAAGCTAAGAAGAAGTAG
- the rplR gene encoding 50S ribosomal protein L18 yields MNTKKQSRIRRARRARLHIRELGAHRLTVHRTPRHMYAQVISPCGSQVLASASTLDGDLRSEATGNKDAAQKVGTLIATRAKEAGITAVAFDRSGFKYHGRVQALADAAREAGLEF; encoded by the coding sequence ATGAACACTAAAAAACAATCTCGAATTCGTCGCGCACGCCGCGCACGTTTGCATATTCGTGAGTTAGGTGCGCATCGTCTTACTGTACATCGCACACCACGTCATATGTATGCACAAGTTATTTCTCCATGTGGAAGTCAAGTGCTAGCAAGCGCCTCTACTTTAGATGGGGACCTGCGCTCTGAAGCGACTGGGAATAAAGATGCTGCACAAAAAGTTGGCACTTTAATCGCTACTCGCGCTAAAGAAGCAGGTATCACAGCGGTCGCATTTGATCGTTCTGGTTTTAAATACCACGGTCGCGTTCAAGCTTTAGCTGACGCAGCTCGTGAAGCCGGTCTAGAGTTCTAA
- the rpsE gene encoding 30S ribosomal protein S5 gives MAVNEQQTSDLQEKLVQVNRVAKVVKGGRIFSFTALTVVGDGNGKVGFGRGKAREVPQAIQKAMEQARRNMITVQLNGDTLQYPVKAAHGASKVYMQPASQGTGVIAGGAMRAVLEIAGIHNVLAKCYGSTNPVNVVRATIKGLQDMQAPEQIAAKRGKSVDQILG, from the coding sequence ATGGCAGTTAATGAACAACAAACTAGCGACCTCCAAGAGAAGCTAGTTCAAGTCAACCGTGTTGCTAAAGTTGTAAAGGGTGGTCGTATCTTCTCTTTCACAGCTTTAACAGTGGTTGGTGACGGTAATGGTAAAGTTGGTTTTGGTCGTGGTAAAGCGCGTGAAGTTCCTCAAGCAATTCAAAAAGCTATGGAGCAAGCACGTCGTAACATGATCACTGTACAACTAAATGGTGATACGCTTCAGTACCCAGTAAAAGCGGCTCATGGTGCATCTAAAGTTTATATGCAACCAGCGTCACAAGGTACAGGTGTTATCGCAGGTGGTGCAATGCGTGCAGTTCTTGAAATTGCAGGTATTCACAACGTTTTGGCTAAGTGTTACGGCTCTACAAACCCTGTTAATGTTGTTCGTGCAACTATTAAAGGTTTGCAGGACATGCAAGCTCCTGAGCAAATTGCAGCTAAACGCGGTAAGTCAGTCGATCAAATTTTGGGGTAA
- the rpmD gene encoding 50S ribosomal protein L30: MANKTITVELTRSPIGRLPKHRATVEGLGLRKVGQRRELEDTPSVRGMVNKVYYMVKVVGE, from the coding sequence ATGGCAAATAAAACCATCACAGTTGAACTAACCCGCAGTCCGATCGGTCGTCTTCCTAAGCACCGTGCAACTGTTGAGGGCTTAGGTTTACGTAAAGTCGGCCAGCGCCGCGAATTAGAAGACACACCTTCTGTTCGTGGTATGGTTAATAAAGTTTATTACATGGTTAAAGTGGTAGGGGAATAA
- the rplO gene encoding 50S ribosomal protein L15 — protein MFLNTIKPAEGSKSAPKRRGRGIGSGLGKTGGRGHKGLKSRSGSSVKPGFEGGQMPLQKRLPKFGFTSRQAKYVAEVRLNELASVNAEVIDLAALVSANVFGHQIKTARVILSGSIDKAITVRGLKVTKGARAAIEAAGGKVEE, from the coding sequence ATGTTCTTAAATACTATTAAACCTGCCGAAGGTAGCAAATCTGCTCCTAAACGCCGTGGCCGTGGTATTGGTAGTGGCTTAGGTAAGACAGGTGGACGTGGCCATAAGGGTCTTAAATCTCGTTCAGGTAGCTCTGTTAAGCCAGGTTTCGAAGGTGGTCAAATGCCTTTACAGAAACGTCTACCTAAATTTGGTTTTACATCTCGTCAAGCAAAATATGTTGCTGAAGTTCGTTTAAACGAATTGGCGTCTGTAAATGCTGAAGTAATTGATTTAGCTGCTCTAGTAAGTGCTAATGTTTTTGGTCATCAAATTAAAACTGCGCGTGTAATCTTGTCTGGTTCTATCGACAAAGCCATTACTGTTCGTGGTCTTAAGGTGACTAAAGGCGCTCGTGCTGCTATCGAAGCGGCTGGCGGAAAAGTCGAGGAATAA
- the secY gene encoding preprotein translocase subunit SecY gives MAKRGSLPANAQKGLGELWSRIRFVFLAIIVYRIGAHIPVPGINPDRLSALFDQNEGTILSLFNVFSGGALERMSIFALGILPYISASIIMQLLTVVSPQLEQLKKEGEAGRRKITQYTRYGTVLLALVQSASMAVGLASQGISFNSGIEFYAVAVITLVSGTVFLMWLGEQVTEKGIGNGISILIFAGIVAGLPSALGRSFESARQGDINILALLLIGIMAVATVAFVVFIERGQRRITVNYAKRQQGKKVFAAQKSHLPLKVNMAGVIPPIFASSILLFPASIGQWFGQGEGMEWLQDVSLALAPGQPLYVLLFSIAIVFFCFFYTALVFNPKDVADNLKKSGAFLPGIRPGDHTARYIDGVMTRLTLFGALYITLVSLMPQFFVVAWNVPFYFGGTSMLIVVVVVMDFMTQVQSHLMSHQYESLMKKSNLTGYGPNGLMR, from the coding sequence ATGGCAAAGCGTGGCTCACTACCAGCAAATGCACAAAAAGGCTTAGGAGAACTTTGGTCTCGTATACGTTTTGTGTTTTTAGCGATTATTGTATATAGAATAGGTGCACACATCCCGGTTCCAGGCATAAATCCTGATCGCTTGTCTGCCCTTTTTGATCAAAATGAAGGCACAATCCTGAGTTTATTTAACGTATTCTCTGGTGGGGCACTTGAGCGCATGAGTATTTTTGCGCTAGGCATACTCCCTTATATTTCTGCCTCTATTATTATGCAGTTATTAACGGTAGTAAGTCCGCAGCTAGAACAGCTCAAGAAAGAAGGTGAAGCTGGGAGACGTAAAATCACTCAGTATACTCGTTATGGGACCGTTCTTCTTGCGTTAGTTCAATCTGCAAGTATGGCAGTTGGTCTAGCTAGTCAAGGGATATCGTTTAATAGTGGTATAGAGTTTTATGCAGTCGCTGTAATTACTCTTGTCTCTGGTACGGTTTTCTTGATGTGGTTAGGAGAACAGGTGACTGAAAAAGGTATTGGCAATGGTATTTCGATACTTATTTTTGCTGGTATCGTAGCCGGTCTACCTTCTGCACTCGGCAGATCTTTTGAGTCGGCTCGTCAAGGCGATATTAATATTCTAGCCTTATTGCTAATTGGTATAATGGCTGTAGCTACAGTAGCGTTTGTTGTCTTTATTGAAAGAGGGCAGCGTCGGATTACAGTTAATTATGCTAAGCGTCAGCAAGGTAAGAAAGTATTTGCTGCACAAAAGAGTCATCTACCTCTTAAGGTTAATATGGCAGGTGTAATTCCTCCTATATTCGCTTCAAGTATTTTGCTTTTTCCTGCGTCAATTGGCCAATGGTTTGGTCAAGGTGAAGGCATGGAATGGCTTCAAGATGTCTCTTTGGCTCTTGCTCCAGGGCAACCGCTCTATGTGTTGTTATTTTCGATAGCAATTGTTTTCTTTTGCTTCTTCTATACAGCATTGGTGTTTAACCCTAAGGATGTAGCAGATAATTTAAAAAAATCCGGTGCTTTTTTACCGGGGATTCGTCCAGGCGATCATACCGCTCGATATATTGACGGTGTAATGACCCGTTTGACATTGTTTGGTGCTTTATATATCACCTTAGTGTCTTTGATGCCTCAATTCTTTGTTGTTGCATGGAACGTGCCTTTCTACTTCGGTGGAACCTCTATGTTGATCGTAGTTGTAGTGGTTATGGATTTCATGACGCAAGTGCAAAGTCATTTGATGAGTCATCAGTACGAGTCGTTAATGAAGAAATCTAACCTGACTGGTTATGGTCCTAATGGCCTGATGCGTTAA
- the rpmJ gene encoding 50S ribosomal protein L36: MKVRASVKKICRNCKIVRRNGSVRVICIEPRHKQRQG, translated from the coding sequence ATGAAAGTACGTGCATCTGTTAAGAAAATCTGTCGTAACTGCAAAATCGTTCGTCGTAACGGTTCAGTTCGAGTGATTTGTATTGAACCAAGACACAAACAACGTCAAGGTTAA
- the rpsM gene encoding 30S ribosomal protein S13 encodes MARIAGVNIPDNKHAVISLTYIFGIGRTRSRAICAASGVQETAKIGSLNDEVLDQLRGEVGKYTVEGDLRRELSMSIKRLMDMGCHRGIRHRRSLPVRGQRTKTNARTRKGPRKPIRK; translated from the coding sequence ATGGCCCGTATAGCCGGTGTCAATATTCCTGACAATAAACATGCGGTCATTTCTCTGACTTACATCTTCGGAATCGGTCGCACCCGTTCACGCGCAATTTGTGCGGCTAGTGGGGTTCAGGAGACAGCAAAAATTGGTTCATTGAATGATGAAGTTCTTGACCAATTACGCGGAGAAGTTGGTAAGTACACAGTTGAAGGTGATCTTCGACGTGAACTAAGCATGTCTATCAAACGTCTGATGGATATGGGTTGTCATCGCGGTATTCGTCACCGCCGCAGCCTACCTGTTCGTGGTCAACGTACCAAAACGAACGCTCGTACACGTAAAGGCCCTCGTAAGCCTATTCGTAAGTAA
- the rpsK gene encoding 30S ribosomal protein S11, with translation MAKPATRNTKKKVKKSVVDGVAHVHASFNNTIVTITDRQGNALSWATAGGSGFRGSRKSTPFAAQVAAERAGAVAQEFGLKNVDVMIKGPGPGRESAVRALNALGLRINNITDVTPIPHNGCRPPKKRRV, from the coding sequence ATGGCTAAGCCAGCTACGCGCAATACCAAGAAAAAAGTCAAAAAGTCAGTTGTTGACGGTGTTGCTCATGTACACGCGTCTTTTAACAACACTATTGTGACTATCACCGATCGCCAAGGCAACGCTTTGTCTTGGGCTACTGCAGGTGGTTCTGGTTTTCGCGGATCTCGTAAAAGTACGCCTTTCGCAGCTCAAGTTGCTGCTGAACGTGCCGGTGCTGTTGCTCAAGAATTTGGTTTGAAAAACGTAGACGTTATGATCAAGGGTCCTGGCCCAGGTCGTGAGTCCGCAGTTCGTGCATTAAATGCATTAGGATTGCGTATCAATAACATTACAGATGTGACGCCGATACCACACAATGGTTGTCGTCCACCTAAGAAACGTCGCGTTTAA
- the rpsD gene encoding 30S ribosomal protein S4 → MARYIGPTCKLSRREGTDLQLKSGSRALESKCKLEAAPGVHGARRGRLSDYGLQLREKQKVRRTYGILEKQFRNYYKSAARLKGATGENLLQLLESRLDNVVYRAGFGSTRAEARQLVGHKGVLVNGATVNIASYQVKSGDVVSIREKAKKQLRVQNALELAKNRTAVHWIETDSTKLEAVYKSVPERGDLSAEINENLIVELYSK, encoded by the coding sequence ATGGCTCGTTATATAGGTCCAACTTGTAAGTTGTCTCGTCGTGAAGGTACGGACTTGCAATTAAAGAGCGGCTCACGTGCTCTAGAATCAAAATGTAAATTAGAAGCAGCACCTGGTGTTCATGGCGCACGCCGTGGCCGTTTGTCTGACTATGGTTTACAGTTACGTGAAAAACAAAAGGTTCGTCGTACATATGGCATCCTTGAGAAACAATTCCGTAATTATTATAAAAGTGCAGCTCGCTTGAAGGGTGCAACAGGTGAAAACTTGTTACAACTTCTTGAATCTCGCTTGGATAATGTTGTTTATCGCGCTGGTTTCGGCTCTACACGTGCTGAAGCTCGTCAATTGGTTGGGCACAAAGGTGTTCTAGTCAACGGTGCAACAGTAAATATCGCGTCTTACCAAGTTAAATCTGGTGACGTTGTATCTATTCGTGAAAAAGCTAAAAAGCAACTTCGTGTACAAAATGCACTTGAGCTTGCTAAGAATCGCACAGCTGTTCATTGGATTGAGACTGACTCTACTAAATTAGAAGCAGTTTATAAATCAGTTCCTGAGCGTGGCGATTTGTCAGCTGAAATTAATGAAAACCTAATTGTTGAACTTTACTCTAAGTAA
- a CDS encoding DNA-directed RNA polymerase subunit alpha, whose amino-acid sequence MQRSVSELLTPRNIEVQELGKTRAKVTLQPLERGFGHTLGNALRRILLSSMPGCAIVEVEIDGVLHEYSAIEGVKEDVIEILLNLKGVAIALHGQDEATLTLSKKGPCVVTAGDIQLVTDAEIANPDHILAHLDESAELNMQIRVARGRGYEPADARIASDDETRPIGRLQLDASFSPVRRVAYSVENARVEQRTDLDKLVLDIESNGTIDPEEAIRRAATILQQQIAVFVALESESEAPVVEEEDEIDPILLRPVDDLELTVRSANCLKAENIYYIGDLIQRTEVELLKTPNLGKKSLTEIKDVLAQRGLSLGMRLENWPPASLKDDSKVLAR is encoded by the coding sequence ATGCAGCGTTCAGTGAGCGAATTGTTAACCCCACGCAACATTGAAGTTCAAGAATTGGGCAAAACACGCGCCAAAGTTACTCTGCAACCGCTAGAACGTGGTTTTGGGCATACTTTAGGTAATGCTTTGCGTCGTATTCTGTTATCTTCAATGCCTGGTTGTGCGATTGTTGAAGTTGAAATCGACGGTGTATTGCATGAATACAGCGCAATTGAAGGGGTAAAAGAAGATGTAATTGAAATTCTTCTTAACCTTAAAGGAGTTGCAATCGCTCTACACGGGCAAGATGAAGCAACTCTTACTTTAAGTAAAAAAGGTCCTTGTGTTGTTACTGCTGGTGATATTCAGTTGGTAACAGACGCCGAGATCGCTAACCCTGATCATATACTTGCACATTTGGATGAGTCTGCAGAACTTAATATGCAGATCCGAGTTGCTCGTGGTCGTGGTTATGAGCCTGCTGATGCTCGTATTGCAAGTGATGATGAGACTCGTCCTATCGGTCGCTTGCAGCTGGATGCTTCATTCAGCCCTGTACGAAGAGTAGCTTACAGTGTTGAGAATGCTCGTGTAGAGCAGCGTACTGACTTAGATAAACTTGTCTTAGACATTGAATCTAACGGTACTATTGACCCTGAAGAAGCAATTCGACGTGCAGCTACTATTCTGCAACAACAAATTGCTGTGTTTGTCGCCTTAGAAAGCGAAAGCGAAGCACCTGTTGTGGAAGAAGAGGATGAAATCGATCCAATTTTGCTACGCCCGGTTGATGATCTTGAGTTGACCGTTCGAAGTGCTAACTGTTTAAAAGCAGAGAACATTTATTACATCGGTGATTTAATACAACGTACTGAAGTTGAGCTTCTAAAGACGCCTAACTTAGGTAAAAAATCGTTAACTGAAATCAAAGATGTTTTAGCACAGCGTGGTTTGTCTTTGGGAATGCGTTTGGAAAACTGGCCACCAGCTAGTTTGAAAGACGATAGCAAGGTACTAGCTCGCTAG
- the rplQ gene encoding 50S ribosomal protein L17, whose product MRHRKSGRHLNRTSSHRKAMFKNMAASLFEHEVIKTTLPKAKELRRVAEPLITLAKNDSVANRRLAFARTRSKDAVGKLFSELGPRYQARPGGYVRILKCGFRAGDNAPMAYVELVDRPVADVEDAAE is encoded by the coding sequence ATGCGTCATCGTAAGAGTGGACGTCACTTAAACCGTACTAGCTCTCATCGTAAAGCGATGTTCAAAAATATGGCTGCTTCATTATTCGAGCACGAAGTTATTAAAACTACGTTGCCGAAAGCCAAAGAACTTCGTCGCGTTGCTGAGCCACTGATTACATTGGCTAAAAACGATTCTGTTGCGAATCGTCGATTGGCTTTTGCTCGTACTCGTAGCAAAGATGCTGTTGGTAAATTATTCTCTGAACTTGGTCCTCGTTACCAAGCTCGTCCAGGCGGTTATGTTCGCATTCTTAAATGTGGATTCCGTGCTGGTGATAATGCGCCGATGGCTTACGTTGAATTGGTCGATAGACCAGTTGCAGACGTTGAAGATGCTGCTGAATAA
- the uvrA gene encoding excinuclease ABC subunit UvrA translates to MDNITIRGARTHNLKNIDLDIPRDKLIVITGLSGSGKSSLAFDTLYAEGQRRYVESLSTYARQFLSMMEKPDIDHIEGLSPAISIEQKSTSHNPRSTVGTITEIYDYLRLLFARAGQPRCPDHGEPLEAQTISQMVDKVLSLPAETKMMLLAPVVKDRKGEHLHTISDLLSKGFIRARIDGLVVDLDDAPTLEKNKKHTIEVIIDRFKVRDDLQLRLAESFETCLTLSDGIAKVMNMDSPDEVHIFSSKFACPVCGYSITELEPRLFSFNNPNGACPTCDGLGTHQLFDSSLIVVDDTLTLAEGAIRGWGRRSIFYFQQLQALATHYGFDIELPFKDIPDTHKKHILNGSGKDKISFVYINERGDKMTRSHAFEGVIPNLQRRYHETESDSVRDDLSQYISVQACPECDGARLNKAARNVFIEELTIPEITAKPIADCLDYFTSLSLPGAKGEIASKILKEIRDRLTFLANVGLEYLTLNRKADSLSGGEAQRIRLASQIGAGLVGVMYILDEPSIGLHQRDNERLISTLTRLRDLGNTVIVVEHDEDAIRVADFVIDIGPGAGVHGGQVIASGTPKDVMDNPNSITGQFLNGTRRIELPDKRIKAKDGLHLSLYGACGNNLNNVDLHIPIGVMTCVTGVSGSGKSTLINSTLYPLASTALNGATTLKASQHDRIEGFQHFDKCVDIDQSPIGRTPRSNPATYTGIFTPMRELFSATQEARSRGYKPGRFSFNVKGGRCEACQGDGVIKVEMHFLPDVYVPCDVCKGKRYNRETLEIQYKGKNIHDCLEMTIEDARDFFDPVPSIARKLQTLMDVGLGYIKLGQSATTLSGGEAQRVKLSKELSKRDTGQTLYILDEPTTGLHFADIEQLLKVLHRLRNHGNTVVVIEHNLDVIKTADWIIDLGPEGGSGGGYILAEGTPEEVAEVNTSHTARFLKPLLNLAQQ, encoded by the coding sequence ATGGATAATATCACCATTCGAGGGGCACGTACCCATAACCTCAAAAATATCGACTTAGATATCCCAAGAGATAAGTTAATTGTCATTACTGGGTTATCTGGCTCAGGAAAATCGTCTTTAGCCTTTGATACTCTCTATGCTGAAGGCCAGAGACGTTATGTGGAATCACTTTCAACCTATGCTCGTCAATTTTTATCAATGATGGAAAAGCCAGACATTGATCATATTGAAGGTCTGTCTCCCGCTATTTCGATAGAGCAAAAATCAACGTCTCATAATCCTCGATCTACCGTTGGTACTATTACAGAGATCTATGACTACTTACGTCTTCTTTTCGCTCGTGCAGGACAGCCCCGCTGTCCTGACCATGGAGAGCCTTTAGAAGCGCAGACAATTTCTCAAATGGTCGATAAAGTACTTTCCCTACCTGCTGAAACCAAAATGATGCTATTAGCACCGGTAGTCAAGGACCGAAAAGGCGAACACCTACATACGATTAGCGATCTTTTATCTAAAGGTTTTATACGTGCTCGCATTGATGGCTTAGTAGTAGATTTAGATGATGCGCCTACGCTAGAAAAAAACAAAAAACACACAATTGAAGTGATCATTGACCGCTTTAAAGTAAGAGACGATTTACAGTTACGGCTCGCAGAATCTTTCGAAACCTGCTTAACACTTTCAGACGGCATCGCTAAGGTGATGAATATGGACTCTCCGGACGAAGTTCATATTTTCTCAAGCAAATTTGCCTGCCCTGTATGTGGCTATAGCATCACTGAACTTGAACCGAGATTGTTCTCATTTAATAATCCTAATGGGGCCTGCCCAACTTGTGACGGTTTAGGCACACACCAATTATTTGATTCAAGCTTAATTGTCGTTGATGATACATTAACCCTTGCAGAAGGCGCTATTCGAGGCTGGGGGAGGCGAAGCATCTTCTACTTTCAACAGTTACAAGCACTGGCAACACATTACGGGTTTGATATTGAACTCCCATTCAAAGACATTCCAGATACTCATAAAAAACACATTCTAAATGGGTCAGGTAAAGACAAGATATCCTTTGTCTATATCAATGAACGTGGGGATAAAATGACTCGATCACACGCGTTCGAGGGGGTAATCCCTAACTTGCAACGTCGTTACCATGAAACAGAGTCTGACTCGGTACGTGATGATTTATCTCAATACATAAGTGTACAAGCTTGCCCCGAATGCGATGGAGCGCGACTAAATAAAGCCGCTCGAAATGTCTTTATTGAAGAACTTACCATTCCAGAGATTACAGCAAAACCCATTGCAGATTGCTTGGACTATTTTACCAGCTTATCATTGCCTGGCGCTAAAGGAGAAATCGCTTCAAAAATACTGAAAGAAATTAGAGATCGTTTAACTTTCTTAGCCAATGTTGGACTAGAGTATCTTACTCTTAATCGTAAAGCTGACTCACTGTCTGGAGGTGAAGCACAACGAATTCGCCTTGCCAGTCAAATCGGCGCGGGGCTCGTTGGTGTTATGTACATACTAGACGAGCCTTCTATTGGTTTACACCAGAGAGACAATGAACGCTTGATCTCAACATTAACCAGATTGAGAGACCTAGGCAATACTGTTATCGTCGTTGAACATGATGAAGATGCAATTAGAGTAGCCGACTTTGTCATCGATATTGGTCCAGGGGCAGGTGTTCACGGTGGGCAAGTCATTGCAAGCGGTACACCAAAAGACGTTATGGATAACCCTAACTCTATTACAGGTCAATTTTTAAATGGTACTCGCAGAATTGAGTTACCAGACAAGAGAATCAAAGCAAAAGATGGACTGCATTTATCCTTGTATGGGGCTTGTGGCAATAATTTAAATAATGTTGATTTACATATTCCAATTGGAGTAATGACCTGTGTCACTGGAGTGTCTGGTTCGGGGAAATCGACTCTAATCAACAGCACCTTGTATCCATTAGCATCAACAGCCCTAAATGGCGCGACAACCTTAAAAGCATCACAACATGACAGAATTGAAGGTTTCCAACACTTTGATAAATGTGTCGATATTGATCAAAGCCCAATAGGTAGAACGCCAAGATCAAACCCGGCTACCTACACTGGCATATTTACTCCCATGAGAGAGCTGTTTTCAGCAACACAAGAAGCCAGATCTCGCGGATATAAACCAGGTCGATTTAGTTTCAACGTAAAAGGTGGACGTTGCGAAGCATGCCAAGGTGATGGCGTTATTAAAGTAGAAATGCATTTTTTACCCGATGTCTATGTTCCATGCGATGTTTGTAAAGGAAAACGATACAACCGTGAAACCTTAGAAATACAATATAAAGGTAAAAATATTCACGACTGTCTAGAAATGACCATTGAAGACGCCAGAGATTTTTTTGATCCAGTACCCTCTATTGCTAGAAAGCTTCAAACATTAATGGATGTGGGTTTGGGTTATATCAAATTAGGACAATCTGCTACTACACTGTCAGGAGGGGAAGCTCAAAGAGTGAAACTTTCAAAAGAATTATCGAAACGTGATACTGGACAAACCTTGTATATTTTAGACGAACCAACGACAGGGTTACATTTTGCCGATATTGAGCAACTTCTTAAAGTACTTCATAGATTAAGGAATCATGGTAACACTGTTGTTGTTATCGAGCACAATTTGGATGTCATTAAAACCGCAGACTGGATTATTGACTTAGGGCCTGAAGGCGGCAGTGGCGGAGGCTACATTCTTGCGGAAGGAACCCCCGAAGAAGTAGCTGAAGTGAACACGTCTCATACAGCTAGATTCTTAAAGCCATTATTAAATTTAGCTCAGCAATAG